Proteins co-encoded in one Ziziphus jujuba cultivar Dongzao chromosome 9, ASM3175591v1 genomic window:
- the LOC107427655 gene encoding 2-methylpropanoate--CoA ligase CCL4 — translation MEELKPRLANSAPLTPLGYLERAATVYANCTSIIYNHTTYTWSQTHLRCLRVASSISSFGINRHDVVSVLAPNIPAMYELHFAVPMAGAVLNTLNLRLDHRTISVLLRHSESKLVFVDKLSKSLIQDAISLFQPGTPIPRLVLIDGDDGDDDRTEAALPSTLSSSSPAVEFVCRYEDMVVNGDPEFQWVQPLTGWDPLVLNYTSGTTSSPKGVVHCHRGVFISTLDSLVDWSMPKRPVFLWTLPMFHGNGWTFPWGMAAVGGTNICLRKFDAPLIYRLIKAHKVTHLCGAPVVLNMLANSPAAEPLNHRVFLDVAGAPPPPTLLLRMESLGFEVTHGYGLTEAGGLVATCEWKPEWDLLPASERARLKSRQGVRTVARSRVDVVDPETGRSVERDGVTMGEVVVKGGCVMLGYLKDPAGTAKCLKEDGWFYTGDVAVVHPDGYLEIKDRSKDVIISGGENLSSVEVEWVLYTHPAINEAAVVARPDDYWGETPCAFVSLKEGIGGSKPSEKEVIEYCRARLPHFMVPKTVVFKDELPKSGTGKIQKFVLREIAKGMGSVGASRTRPQSRL, via the coding sequence ATGGAGGAGCTAAAACCAAGGCTTGCAAACTCAGCTCCTCTTACCCCATTAGGCTATCTTGAAAGAGCAGCCACTGTGTACGCAAACTGTACTTCTATCATCTACAACCACACCACCTACACCTGGTCTCAGACCCATCTCCGATGCCTCCGCGTGGCTTCCTCCATTTCATCCTTCGGCATCAACCGCCACGACGTCGTTTCCGTCCTCGCTCCCAATATCCCCGCCATGTACGAGCTCCATTTTGCTGTTCCCATGGCCGGTGCGGTTCTCAACACTCTCAACCTTCGTCTCGACCACCGTACCATCTCCGTACTCCTCCGCCACAGCGAATCCAAGCTCGTCTTCGTGGACAAGCTCAGCAAGTCTCTCATCCAAGATGCCATCTCTTTGTTCCAACCAGGTACTCCAATCCCACGTCTCGTCCTCATTGAtggtgatgatggtgatgatgatcgTACTGAGGCTGCTTTGCCAAGTACAttgtcatcttcatcaccagCTGTTGAGTTTGTTTGCAGGTACGAGGACATGGTGGTGAATGGTGATCCTGAGTTCCAGTGGGTTCAACCTCTGACTGGATGGGACCCACTGGTACTCAATTATACATCCGGAACGACGTCGTCTCCCAAAGGTGTGGTCCACTGCCACAGAGGGGTTTTCATCTCCACCTTAGATTCGCTCGTTGATTGGTCTATGCCCAAGAGGCCCGTGTTTCTGTGGACCCTACCCATGTTTCACGGGAATGGGTGGACCTTTCCGTGGGGAATGGCAGCTGTTGGTGGGACCAACATCTGCCTCAGGAAATTTGATGCGCCGTTGATCTACCGTCTGATTAAGGCCCACAAGGTGACTCACTTGTGCGGTGCACCTGTGGTGCTCAACATGCTAGCGAACTCTCCCGCTGCCGAACCGCTAAATCACCGGGTTTTTCTCGACGTAGCCGGAGCTCCGCCTCCACCGACGCTGCTCCTCCGGATGGAGTCGCTGGGTTTTGAGGTCACTCACGGGTACGGGTTGACAGAAGCCGGAGGACTCGTGGCGACGTGCGAGTGGAAGCCGGAGTGGGATCTGTTACCGGCGTCGGAGAGAGCGAGGTTGAAGTCGAGGCAGGGAGTGAGGACGGTAGCGAGGAGCCGGGTGGACGTGGTGGATCCGGAAACGGGTCGGAGCGTGGAACGGGACGGGGTGACGATGGGAGAGGTGGTCGTGAAAGGCGGGTGCGTGATGCTCGGTTATCTCAAAGATCCCGCCGGAACGGCGAAATGCTTGAAGGAGGACGGGTGGTTCTACACCGGAGATGTGGCGGTGGTGCATCCCGATGGGTATTTGGAGATCAAAGACAGATCCAAGGACGTCATTATCAGTGGCGGAGAGAATCTGAGCAGTGTGGAAGTTGAGTGGGTGCTGTATACCCACCCGGCGATCAACGAAGCAGCGGTGGTGGCTCGGCCGGACGATTACTGGGGAGAGACGCCGTGTGCGTTTGTGAGCTTGAAGGAAGGGATTGGAGGAAGCAAACCCAGTGAGAAGGAGGTGATTGAATATTGCAGAGCCAGGTTGCCGCATTTCATGGTGCCCAAAACGGTGGTGTTCAAGGACGAGCTACCGAAGAGTGGTACCGGAAAGATTCAGAAGTTTGTTCTGAGAGAAATTGCAAAAGGCATGGGTTCCGTGGGAGCGAGTCGGACTCGGCCTCAGAGTCGGTTATAA